The Pongo pygmaeus isolate AG05252 chromosome 18, NHGRI_mPonPyg2-v2.0_pri, whole genome shotgun sequence DNA window gcaagaggggctggctctcagcccccgcctcgcggggggtgcctcacccccctgcgaggggggtcctaagagcccaggggggcaagaggggctggctctcagcccccgcctcgcgggggggtgcctcacccccctgcgaggggggtcctaagagcccaggggggcaagaggggctggctctcagcccccgcctgcggggggtgcctcacccccctgcgagggggtcctaagagcccagggggcaagaggggctggctctcagccccgcctcgcggggggtgcctcacccctgCGAGGGGGGCCcaggggcaagaggggctggctctcagcccccgcctcgcggggggtgcctcaccccctgcgaggggggtcctaagagcccaggggggcaagaggggctggctctcagcccccgcctcgcggggggtgcctcaccccctgcgaggggggtcctaagagcccagggggcaagaggggctggctctcagcccccgcctcgcggggggtgcctcacccccctgcgaggggggtcctaagagcccaggggggcaagaggggctggctctcagcccccgcctcgcggggggtgcctcacccccctgcgaggggggtcctaagagcccaggggggcaagaggggctggctctcagcccccgcctcgcggggggtgcctcacccccctgcgaggggggtcctaagagcccaggggggcaagaggggctggctctcagcccccgcctcgcggggggtgcctcacccccctgcgaggggggtcctaagagcccaggggggcaagaggggctggctctcagcccccgcctcgcggggggtgcctcacccccctgcgaggggggtcctaagagcccaggggggcaagaggggctggctctcagccccgcctcgcggggggtgcctcacccccctgcgaggggggtcctaagagcccaggggggcaagaggggctggctctcagcccccgcctcgcggggggtgcctcacccccctgcgaggggggtcctaagagcccaggggggcaagaggggctggctctcagcccccgcctcgcggggggtgcctcacccccctgcgaggggggtcctaagagcccaggggggcaagaggggctggctctcagcccccgcctcgcggggggtgcctcacccccctgcgaggggggtcctaagagcccaggggggcaagaggggctggctctcagcccccgcctcgcggggggtgcctcacccccctgcgagggggtcctaagagcccaggggggcaagaggggctggctctcagcccccgcctcgcggggggtgcctcacccccctgcgaggggggtcctaagagcccaggggggcaagaggggctggctctcagcccccgcctcgcgggggtgcctcacccccctgcgaggggggtcctaagagcccaggggggcaagaggggctggctctcagcccccgcctcgcggggggtgcctcacccccctgcgaggggggtcctaagagcccaggggggcaagaggggctggctctcagcccccgcctcgcggggggtgcctcacccccctgcgagggggtcctaagagcccaggggggcaagaggggctggctctcagcccccgcctcgcggggggtgcctcacccccctgcgaggggggtcctaagagcccaggggggcaagaggggctggctctcagccccgcctcgcggggggtgcctcacccccctgcgagggggtcctaagagcccagggggcaagaggggctggctctcagcccccgcctcgcggggggtgcctcacccccctgcgaggggggtcctaagagcccaggggggcaagaggggctggctctcagcccccgcctcgcggggggtgcctcacccccctgcgaggggggtcctaagagcccaggggggcaagaggggctggctctcagcccccgcctcgcggggggtgcctcacccccctgcgaggggggtcctaagagcccaggggggcaagaggggctggctctcagcccccgcctcgcggggtgcctcacccccctgcgaggggggtcctaagagcccagggggcaagaggggctggctctcagcccccgcctcgcggggggtgccgcaccccctgcgagggggtcctaagagcccaggggggcaagaggggctggctctcagcccccgcctcgcggggggtgccgcacccccctgcgaggggggtccctagagcccagggggcaagaggggctggctctcagcccccgcctcgcgggggtgcctcaccccctgcgaggggggtcctaagagcccaggggggcaagaggggctggctctcagcccccgcctcgcggggggtgccgcacccccctgcgaggggggtcctaagagcccaggggggcaagaggggctggctctcagcccccgcctcgcggggggtgccgcaccccctgcgaggggggtcctaagagcccagggggcaagaggggctggctctcagcccccgcctcgcggggggtgccgcaccccctgcgaggggggtcctaagagcccaggggggcaagaggggctggctctcagcccccgcctcgcgggggtgccgcaccccctgcgaggggggtcctaagagcccaggggggcaagaggggctggctctcagcccccgcctcgcggggggtgccgcacccccctgcgaggggggtcctaagagcccagggggcaagaggggctggctctcagcccccgcctcgcgggggtgccgcaccccctgcgaggggggtcctaagagcccaggggggcaagaggggctggctctcagcccccgcctcgcgggggtgccgcacccccctgcgagggggtcctaagagcccagggggcaagaggggctggctctcagcccccgcctcgcggggggtgccgcaccccctgcgagggggtcctaagagcccaggggggcaagaggggctggctctcagcccccgcctcgcggggggtgccgcacccccctgcgaggggggtcctaagagcccaggggggcaagaggggctggctctcagcccccgcctcgcgggggtgccgcaccccctgcgagggggggtcctaagagcccaggggggcaagaggggctggctctcagcccccgcctcgcggggggtgccgcacccccctgcgaggggggtcctaagagcccaggggggcaagaggggctggctctcagcccccgcctcgcgggggtgccgcacccccctgcgaggggggtcctaagagcccagggggcaagaggggctggctctcagcccccgcctcgcggggggtgccgcacccccctgcgagggggtcctaagagcccagggggcaagagggctggctctcagcccccgcctcgcgggggtgtgccgcacccccctgcgagggggggtcctaagagcccaggggggcaagagggctggctctcagcccccgcctcgcgggggtgccgcacccccctgcgaggggggtcctaagagcccagggggcaagaggggctggctctcagccccgcctcgcgggggtgccgcacccccctgcgaggggggtcctaagagcccaggggggcaagaggggctggctctcagcccccgcctcgcgggggtgccgcacccccctgcgaggggggtcctaagagcccagggggcaagaggggctggctctcagcccccgcctcgcgggggggtgccgcacccccctgcgaggggggtcctaagagcccagggggcaagaggggctggctctcagcccccgcctcgcgggggtgccgcacccccctgcgagggggtcctaagagcccaggggggcaagaggggctggctctcagcccccgcctcgcgggggtgccgcaccccctgcgaggggggtcctaagagcccagggggcaagagggctggctctcagcccccgcctcgcgggggtgccgcacccccctgcgaggggggtcctaagagcccaggggggcaagaggggctggctctcagcccccgcctcgcggggggtgccgcacccccctgcgagggggtcccagagcccagggggcaagaggggctggctctcagcccccgcctcgcggggtgccgcacccccctgcgaggggggtccctaagagcccaggggggcaagaggggctggctctcagcccccgcctcgcgggggtgccgcaccccctgcgagggggtcctaagagcccagggggcaagaggggctggctctcagcccccgcctcgcgggggtgccgcaccccctgcgagggggtcctaagagcccagggggcaagaggggctggctctcagcccccgcctcgcggggggtgccgcaccccctgcgaggggggtcccaagagcccaggggggcaagaggggctggctctcagcccccgcctcgcgggggtgccgcacccccctgcgaggggggtcctaagagcccaggggggcaagaggggctggctctcagcccccgcctcgcggggggtgccgcacccccctgcgaggggggtcctaagagcccaggggggcaagaggggctggctctcagcccccgcctcgcggggggtgccgcacccccctgcgaggggggtcctaagagcccagggggggcaagaggggctggctctcagcccccgcctcgcgggggtgccgcaccccctgcgagggggtcctaagagcccagggggcaagaggggctggctctcagcccccgcctcgcgggggtgccgcacccccctgcgaggggggtcctaagagcccaggggggcaagaggggctggctctcagcccccgcctcgcggggggtgccgcacccccctgcgaggggggtcctaagagcccagggggcaagaggggctggctctcagcccccgcctcgcgggggtgccgcacccccctgcgaggggggtcctaagagcccagggggcaagaggggctggctctcagcccccgcctcgcgggggtgccgcaccccctgcgaggggggtcctaagagcccaggggggcaagaggggctggctctcagcccccgcctcgcggggggtgccgcaccccctgcgagggggtcct harbors:
- the LOC134738603 gene encoding putative uncharacterized protein FLJ45355; translation: LRAQGGKRGWLSAPASRGAAPPCEGGPKTQGGKRGWLSAPASRGVPHPPARGVLRAQGASRGVPHPPARGVLRAQGARGA